A window of Ictidomys tridecemlineatus isolate mIctTri1 chromosome 15, mIctTri1.hap1, whole genome shotgun sequence contains these coding sequences:
- the Dhodh gene encoding dihydroorotate dehydrogenase (quinone), mitochondrial: MAWRQLKKRALDAVVILGGGGLLCASYLTATGDEHFYAEYLMPALQRLLDPELAHRLAVRFISLGLLPPATFQDSDMLEVKVLGHKFRNPVGIAAGFDKHGEAVDGLYKLGFGFVEVGSVTPKPQEGNPRPRVFRLPEDQAVINRYGFNSHGLSVVEHRLRARRQKQTKLTEDGLPLGINLGKNKMSVDAAADYAEGVQVLGPLADYLVVNVSSPNTAGLRSLQGKAELRCLLTKVLQERDALKGVQKPAVLLKIAPDLTAQDKEDIASVARELGIDGLIVTNTTVSRPAGLQGALRSETGGLSGKPLRDLSTQTIREMYALTQGRIPIIGVGGVSSGQDALEKIQAGASLVQLYTALIYQGPPVVGKVKRELEALLKEQGFSRVTDAIGADHRR, translated from the exons ATGGCGTGGAGACAACTGAAA aaGCGAGCTCTGGATGCTGTAGTCATCCTGGGGGGTGGAGGACTTCTCTGTGCCTCCTACCTGACAGCCACAGGGGATGAGCATTTCTATGCTGAATACTTGATGCCAGCTCTGCAGAGGCTGCTGGACCCAGAGTTAGCCCACAGGCTGGCTGTTCGCTTCATCTCCCTGGggctccttcctccagccacatttcAAGACTCTGACATGCTG GAAGTGAAAGTCCTGGGCCATAAATTCCGAAATCCAGTAGGCATTGCTGCAGGATTTGACAAGCATGGGGAAGCTGTGGATGGCTTATATAAGCTGGGCTTTGGCTTTGTTGAGGTAGGAAGTGTGACTCCCAAGCCTCAGGAAGGAAACCCCAGGCCCAGAGTCTTCCGCCTGCCTGAGGACCAAGCTGTCATTAACAG GTATGGATTTAACAGCCACGGACTCTCAGTGGTGGAACACAGGTTGCGGGCCAGACGGCAGAAGCAGACCAAGCTCACAGAAG ATGGGCTGCCACTGGGAATAAACCTGGGGAAGAATAAAATGTCGGTGGATGCTGCTGCAGACTATGCAGAGGGGGTTCAGGTCCTGGGCCCTTTGGCCGACTACCTGGTAGTGAACGTGTCCAGTCCCAACACAGCTGGGCTGCGGAGCCTTCAGGGAAAGGCCGAGCTGCGCTGCCTGCTGACCAAG GTGCTGCAGGAGAGGGATGCTTTGAAGGGAGTGCAGAAGCCGGCAGTACTGCTGAAGATTGCCCCTGACCTCACGGCTCAGGACAAGGAGGACATTGCCAGTGTGGCGAGAGAG TTGGGCATCGATGGGTTGATTGTCACGAACACCACAGTGAGTCGCCCTGCTGGTCTCCAAGGTGCTCTGCGCTCTGAGACAGGAGGGCTGAGTGGGAAGCCCCTCCGTGATTTATCAACTCAGACCATCCGGGAGATGTATGCGCTCACTCAAG GCAGAATTCCCATAATTGGGGTTGGCGGTGTCAGCAGTGGGCAGGATGCGCTGGAGAAGATCCAGGCTGGTGCCTCCCTGGTGCAGCTGTACACGGCCCTCATCTACCAGGGGCCACCTGTGGTGGGCAAAGTTAAGCGGGAGCTGGAGGCCCTTTTGAA AGAACAGGGTTTTAGCCGAGTCACAGATGCCATTGGAGCAGATCATCGGAGATGA